The sequence TGAGAGCGGCGAGCAATGGTGCGGCATGGCGATCGACCGCGAGCGACGACAAGCCGTCGCCGATGACGATGCAGATCCCCCCGGCCGCGACATCCAGCACGCGCAGCTTCGCAGCTTCGTGCGGGTCGAGCACGCGGCCCAAATCGGGCCGCCGCAGATAGGTGATGCGATCCGGCGCATGGCTGTGGGTATGCGCGACGTTCCATCCTTGTTCACGCAAGCCGGATTCCAGCTTCGGCACGTCGAGCGCCGCATGAATCGCGTCACGCGCCATCGCATGGGCCCAGCCGAAGCGCAGCACCTCGTCGGTCGGCATGCCGGCGCCCGCGCGGCCGAGCGCAAGCCGCGCCGGCGTCACTCTGCGCCACTCGGCCCAGGGACTTTCTGTTACGGAAGCGCTCTCTGTGACGTTCTTGTCCGTCATGCAACCAGCGACTTGAGCTGGCCCATGCCGCCGA is a genomic window of Bradyrhizobium sp. G127 containing:
- the eutC gene encoding ethanolamine ammonia-lyase subunit EutC, producing MTDKNVTESASVTESPWAEWRRVTPARLALGRAGAGMPTDEVLRFGWAHAMARDAIHAALDVPKLESGLREQGWNVAHTHSHAPDRITYLRRPDLGRVLDPHEAAKLRVLDVAAGGICIVIGDGLSSLAVDRHAAPLLAALKPLMREELTGSPVIIATQARVALADEVAGLLNAKLSIMLIGERPGLSSPDSLGIYITHAPFKGRNDADRNCISNVRPEGLSYAAAAFKLAWLVRQALQRGLTGVDLKDESDLVLLTGKTQPAVTNG